From Streptomyces qinzhouensis, one genomic window encodes:
- a CDS encoding class I adenylate-forming enzyme family protein: MKGSTAYKSIQKRGLHIGLLPETAAAVNPSTPIVLDHDLGVFPEAGRRLTVARYAGYVDDLAARLWAAGVRPGEPVVIYKTANADHWMLAAAVSRLGGIVVNLSPALDAVTVGVLLKRVGRPTLLTDGVKLDVLAEVPLADLARRVIVPAGEAAGAVSLAGLAGAPRVAPRLRPVDEAAVITHTSGTTGIPKLVVHTPRTQALRLVPQWRLLSLMRKKETVAIHVPFVHSRMVAAMSLALLREYPLLLMRETDPAAVAEQFLAHRPVLIEALPNALMEWEGLTDDPRMPFASVKVFSSTFDAIHPGTMSRLLKSSARRGALFFQIYGQSEVGPAVGRAYFRLSAHRANGRCVGWAMPRGAARIRVVSRDGGVPSERSPGFIEVAWDGLAKTYFGEQDRYDTNRSGEWWRTGDVGFRTRFGCLHLLDREVDMIPGVRSSLEIEDVVLGRLEGLTELVVVPGADSEPVPVVCTVDDKPLDLDRWRAAVAGFPQLADPVQIPNAELPRTATLKVQRHALAARFGQSPGR; the protein is encoded by the coding sequence ATGAAGGGCTCCACAGCCTATAAATCGATTCAGAAGCGCGGTCTGCACATCGGTCTCCTGCCGGAGACGGCCGCGGCGGTGAATCCGTCGACGCCGATCGTGCTGGATCACGATCTGGGTGTTTTCCCGGAGGCGGGGCGGCGTTTGACGGTGGCCCGGTACGCCGGGTATGTGGATGATCTGGCGGCTCGTCTGTGGGCGGCCGGAGTGCGGCCCGGCGAGCCGGTGGTGATCTACAAGACGGCCAACGCCGACCACTGGATGCTGGCGGCCGCGGTGTCCCGGCTGGGTGGCATCGTCGTGAATCTGTCGCCTGCCCTGGACGCCGTGACCGTGGGTGTTCTGCTGAAGCGGGTGGGCCGGCCGACGCTGCTGACCGACGGGGTGAAGCTCGACGTCCTCGCGGAGGTTCCGCTGGCGGACCTGGCCCGGCGGGTGATCGTGCCGGCCGGGGAGGCGGCGGGGGCGGTGTCGCTCGCCGGGCTCGCGGGGGCGCCGCGGGTCGCCCCGAGGCTGCGGCCGGTCGACGAGGCCGCCGTGATCACCCACACCTCCGGCACGACCGGGATTCCCAAGCTGGTGGTGCACACTCCCCGTACCCAGGCGCTGCGGCTGGTGCCGCAGTGGCGGCTGCTGTCGCTGATGCGGAAGAAGGAGACCGTCGCGATCCATGTGCCCTTCGTGCACTCGCGGATGGTCGCGGCGATGTCCCTGGCGCTGCTGCGGGAGTATCCGTTGCTGCTGATGCGGGAGACGGACCCGGCGGCTGTCGCCGAGCAGTTCCTGGCGCACCGGCCGGTGCTGATCGAGGCGCTGCCGAACGCGCTGATGGAGTGGGAGGGGCTGACGGACGATCCGCGGATGCCGTTCGCGTCGGTGAAGGTCTTCAGCAGCACCTTCGACGCAATTCATCCGGGGACGATGAGCAGGCTGCTGAAGTCCTCCGCCCGGCGGGGGGCCCTGTTCTTCCAGATCTACGGGCAGAGCGAGGTCGGCCCGGCGGTGGGGCGGGCCTATTTCCGTCTCTCCGCGCACCGGGCGAACGGGCGGTGTGTGGGCTGGGCGATGCCGCGGGGTGCGGCGCGGATCCGGGTGGTGAGCCGGGACGGCGGGGTTCCGTCGGAGCGGAGTCCGGGGTTCATCGAGGTGGCCTGGGACGGGCTGGCGAAGACGTACTTCGGCGAGCAGGACCGCTACGACACCAACCGCAGCGGCGAGTGGTGGCGGACGGGGGATGTGGGGTTCCGGACGAGGTTCGGCTGTCTGCACCTGCTCGACCGGGAGGTCGACATGATCCCGGGGGTGCGCAGCTCGCTGGAGATCGAGGATGTGGTGCTGGGCAGGCTGGAGGGGCTGACCGAGCTGGTCGTGGTGCCGGGGGCGGACTCCGAACCGGTGCCGGTGGTGTGCACGGTCGACGACAAGCCGCTCGACCTCGACCGCTGGCGGGCGGCCGTGGCCGGTTTCCCGCAGCTCGCCGATCCGGTCCAGATCCCGAACGCCGAGCTGCCCCGGACGGCCACCTTGAAGGTGCAGCGGCATGCGCTGGCGGCCCGGTTCGGGCAGTCGCCGGGCCGGTGA
- a CDS encoding methyltransferase translates to MTPDATLARFREYMVGPSRFMSLLSCFELGIVDRLRDSPGLTAAELGDAVGAKPDAVEQLLFLLVKEGFVAYDEKSGGYALDALARVAEGDLNRALRYMNLIKVTALRQLFYLTESARTGTVVGLKELYGAEGTLYDAVADHQDLNDSWLGLMNTVTANIDPWFFGNIDVPAGARVLDLAGNTGLGAIHTYRYKSSPGLRVTTFDLPEKESDALANFRAEGLEEHLSFVGGNVFDEIPKGFDVVLIKHFLDMFDKDDVRRILDGANASLVPGGQVHILVPVYPEDIRSADNYNVDFFPAFFIGCTMGQGGPQKLSVYQRWLEESGFKVTKAVTKDASEIPPDVIPVQALISATKVG, encoded by the coding sequence GTGACACCGGATGCCACGCTCGCGCGTTTCCGCGAGTACATGGTGGGACCCTCGCGGTTCATGAGCCTGCTCTCCTGCTTCGAACTCGGCATCGTCGACCGGCTCCGGGACTCTCCGGGCCTGACCGCGGCCGAGCTGGGCGATGCCGTCGGTGCCAAGCCGGACGCGGTGGAGCAGCTTCTGTTTCTGCTGGTCAAAGAGGGCTTCGTCGCCTATGACGAGAAGTCGGGCGGCTATGCGCTCGATGCGCTCGCGCGGGTCGCCGAGGGCGACCTGAACCGGGCGCTGCGTTATATGAACCTGATCAAGGTGACGGCGCTCCGGCAGCTGTTCTATCTCACCGAGTCCGCGCGGACCGGCACCGTGGTCGGGCTGAAGGAGCTCTACGGGGCCGAGGGAACGCTATACGACGCCGTGGCCGACCATCAGGATCTGAACGATTCCTGGCTCGGGCTGATGAACACCGTCACCGCGAATATCGATCCGTGGTTCTTCGGCAATATCGACGTCCCGGCGGGTGCCCGGGTGCTCGACCTCGCCGGCAATACCGGGCTCGGCGCGATCCACACCTACCGGTACAAGAGTTCTCCCGGGCTCCGGGTGACCACCTTCGATCTGCCGGAGAAGGAGAGCGATGCGCTGGCGAACTTCCGGGCGGAGGGTCTTGAGGAGCACCTCTCCTTCGTGGGTGGCAATGTCTTCGACGAGATTCCCAAGGGTTTCGATGTCGTGCTGATCAAGCACTTCCTGGATATGTTCGACAAGGATGATGTGCGCAGGATCCTCGACGGTGCCAACGCGTCGCTGGTGCCCGGCGGGCAGGTCCACATTCTGGTGCCGGTGTATCCCGAGGACATCAGGAGTGCCGATAATTACAACGTCGACTTCTTCCCGGCGTTTTTCATCGGCTGCACCATGGGGCAGGGGGGTCCGCAGAAGCTGTCGGTGTATCAGCGCTGGCTGGAGGAGAGCGGCTTCAAGGTGACGAAGGCGGTCACCAAGGACGCTTCGGAGATTCCGCCGGATGTGATTCCCGTCCAGGCTCTGATCTCCGCGACGAAGGTCGGGTAA
- a CDS encoding PhzA/PhzB family protein has protein sequence MSESVISGGFTDRTEIRSANRAVVERYMNTRGQERLCRHELFTEDGSGGLWTTDTGAPIVINGRDRLADHAVWSLECFPDWEWYNIRIFETQDPGFFWVECEGRGKIRFGDYPEGYYENHFLHSFEFENGKIKRQREFMNPFEQLRALGIPVPEIKRKGIPT, from the coding sequence GTGTCCGAAAGCGTCATCTCCGGGGGATTCACCGACCGGACGGAAATACGTTCTGCGAACCGGGCCGTTGTCGAGCGGTACATGAACACCAGGGGGCAGGAACGGCTGTGCCGGCACGAGTTGTTCACCGAGGACGGCAGCGGCGGTCTGTGGACCACCGACACCGGGGCGCCCATCGTCATCAACGGCAGGGACCGGCTCGCCGATCATGCCGTCTGGTCGCTGGAGTGCTTCCCCGACTGGGAGTGGTACAACATCAGGATTTTCGAGACCCAGGACCCGGGATTTTTCTGGGTGGAGTGCGAGGGGCGGGGGAAGATCCGCTTCGGCGACTATCCCGAAGGCTATTACGAGAACCATTTCCTGCACTCGTTCGAGTTCGAGAACGGAAAGATCAAGCGGCAGCGCGAGTTCATGAATCCGTTCGAGCAGTTGCGGGCGCTCGGTATTCCCGTCCCGGAGATCAAGCGCAAGGGGATCCCCACCTGA
- a CDS encoding 3-deoxy-7-phosphoheptulonate synthase, with amino-acid sequence MKDVIREIRVREALQQPRWSDVLQLSRVSRTLAARPTLVRSEDVATMRALLGKVALGEAMVVQSGDCSEDPQDCTPHRVARKAAVLELLAGALGLITGKPVLRAGRIAGQFAKPRSRATEVVDGVVLPAFRGHMVNGPEPDRESRLADPLRILTGYMAASDIVEHLGWRERAAGRDVVEPLVWTSHEALLLDYEIPMLRMDEQGRLFLGSTHWPWIGDRTRGVDGAHVALLHQVSNPVACKVGPAMEPEELVALCERLDPWRDPGKLTLIARMGAPLVADRLPRLVEAVRRAGHPVIWLTDPMHGNTVTAPSGHKTRLVETVSLEVSRFVAAVSGAGGVPGGLHLETTPDDVTECVTGEDDLGSVGERYTSFCDPRLTPWQAVSVISSWAGPGRPPDRDSRSSRDSQS; translated from the coding sequence GTGAAGGACGTCATAAGGGAAATTCGTGTCCGTGAGGCGCTGCAGCAGCCCCGGTGGAGTGACGTTCTCCAGCTGAGCAGGGTGAGCCGGACGCTCGCCGCGCGCCCCACCCTGGTGCGGTCCGAGGACGTGGCCACGATGCGGGCCCTGCTCGGCAAGGTGGCGCTCGGCGAGGCCATGGTGGTGCAGTCGGGCGACTGCAGCGAGGACCCGCAGGACTGCACCCCTCACCGGGTGGCGCGCAAGGCCGCGGTGCTCGAGCTGCTCGCCGGGGCGCTCGGCCTGATCACCGGCAAGCCCGTTCTGCGCGCGGGCCGTATCGCGGGGCAGTTCGCCAAGCCCCGGTCCCGTGCCACCGAGGTGGTCGACGGTGTGGTGCTCCCCGCCTTCCGGGGCCATATGGTCAACGGCCCGGAACCGGATCGCGAGAGCCGCCTCGCTGACCCGTTGCGCATCCTCACGGGATACATGGCCGCGAGCGACATCGTCGAGCATCTGGGCTGGCGCGAACGCGCGGCGGGGCGCGATGTCGTGGAACCCCTGGTGTGGACGAGTCACGAGGCGCTGCTCCTGGACTACGAGATCCCCATGCTCCGCATGGACGAGCAGGGGAGGCTGTTCCTGGGCTCGACCCACTGGCCGTGGATCGGCGACCGCACCCGCGGGGTCGACGGGGCGCATGTGGCCCTGCTCCACCAGGTGAGCAACCCGGTGGCGTGCAAGGTCGGCCCGGCGATGGAGCCCGAGGAGCTGGTGGCGCTGTGCGAACGGCTCGACCCGTGGCGCGATCCCGGGAAGCTCACCCTCATCGCCCGGATGGGAGCCCCTCTCGTCGCCGACCGGCTGCCGCGCCTGGTCGAGGCCGTGCGCCGGGCGGGCCATCCCGTCATCTGGCTCACCGACCCGATGCACGGCAACACCGTCACGGCGCCCAGCGGCCACAAGACGCGGCTCGTGGAGACCGTCTCGCTCGAGGTCTCCCGGTTCGTGGCGGCGGTGAGCGGCGCGGGCGGCGTCCCCGGCGGACTGCATCTGGAGACCACACCGGACGATGTCACCGAATGCGTCACCGGCGAGGACGACCTCGGGTCCGTGGGCGAGCGCTACACCTCGTTCTGCGATCCTCGACTCACTCCGTGGCAGGCCGTGTCCGTGATCTCGTCCTGGGCCGGCCCCGGCCGTCCGCCGGACCGGGATTCGCGGTCGAGCCGGGATTCGCAGTCATGA
- a CDS encoding isochorismatase family protein: MTGLPAIEAYPLPTEGDLPPAVVSWQAEPGRAVLLVHDMQRYFLQPFPASLRDELVGNAARLRERCAGLGIPVAHTAQPGGMSDGERGLLKDFWGPGMRAAPEDRRTVDALAPAGHDWLLTKWRYSAFFKTDLLRRMRAAGRDQLVLCGVYAHVGVLATAVDAFSHDIQPFLVADATADFSQDYHRSALVYAAERCARVTTVKELLT, translated from the coding sequence ATGACCGGGCTGCCCGCCATCGAGGCGTATCCACTGCCCACCGAGGGCGATCTGCCGCCGGCCGTCGTGTCCTGGCAGGCCGAACCCGGCCGGGCCGTCCTCCTCGTCCACGATATGCAGCGGTACTTCCTCCAGCCGTTCCCCGCCTCCCTCCGCGACGAACTGGTCGGCAACGCGGCGCGGCTGCGCGAGCGGTGCGCCGGGCTCGGTATCCCGGTCGCTCATACCGCCCAGCCGGGCGGTATGAGCGACGGCGAGCGCGGTCTGCTCAAGGACTTCTGGGGTCCCGGCATGCGTGCCGCGCCCGAGGACCGCCGGACGGTCGACGCGCTCGCGCCGGCCGGGCACGACTGGCTGCTCACCAAGTGGCGCTACAGCGCCTTCTTCAAGACCGATCTGCTGCGGCGGATGCGGGCCGCGGGCCGCGACCAGCTCGTCCTGTGCGGTGTCTACGCCCATGTGGGGGTGCTGGCCACGGCCGTCGACGCCTTCAGCCACGACATCCAGCCGTTCCTCGTCGCCGACGCCACCGCCGACTTCTCGCAGGACTACCACCGCTCGGCCCTCGTCTATGCCGCCGAGCGCTGCGCCCGCGTCACCACGGTCAAGGAGCTTTTGACATGA
- a CDS encoding anthranilate synthase family protein gives MTHADLLDQVLNDPSQAFALLHRPGTTGPGRVEVLTGTVSRPATLAAVPLPPAPAPGTGAHHEVLVVIPYRQLAERGFACTDDGTPLVAMAVTGQQQLPLGEVLARIPDVPTTLAGEHFDVDDERYEDMVRRVVKEMIGTGEGANFVIKRTFVADITDYGPLSAPALFRRLLQGESGAHWTFLIHTGTRTLVGASPERQLSLRDGTAVMNPVSGTYRYPVSGPTLSGVLEFLGDRKETDELYMVLDEELKMMARICTGGARVVGPYLKEMGRVAHTEYLIEGRTDRDVRDVLRETMFAPTVTGSPLESACRTIARFEPGGRGYYSGAAALIGRDGAGERVMDSAILIRTADIGRDGRIGIGVGATIVRHSHPASEAAETRAKAAALVAALRGGRRERFADHPSVRRALGLRNDSLAGYWLSDAAARATARPELAGRSVLVVDAEDTFTSMLEQQLRSLGLRVTVRRFDEEYAFEGHDLVVLGPGPGDPRETADPRMGHLHLAVDRLLGERRPFLAVCLSHQVLGLRLGLPLRRRAVPNQGVQKEIDLFGAVEHVGFYNTFALVGEDEEFTADGVGRVRVGRDPATGEVHALRGPGFASTQFHPESVLTQDGPRIVGTALAGLLAGDRIPDPA, from the coding sequence ATGACGCACGCCGATCTGCTCGACCAGGTTCTGAACGATCCGTCGCAGGCGTTCGCCCTGCTGCACCGGCCCGGCACCACCGGCCCCGGACGGGTCGAGGTGCTGACGGGCACGGTGTCCCGGCCCGCCACGCTGGCCGCTGTCCCGCTGCCCCCGGCGCCGGCTCCCGGTACCGGGGCGCACCACGAGGTTCTCGTCGTCATCCCCTACCGGCAGCTGGCCGAGCGCGGTTTCGCCTGTACGGACGACGGTACGCCGCTGGTGGCGATGGCCGTGACGGGGCAGCAGCAGCTGCCGCTGGGTGAGGTGCTGGCCCGTATCCCCGATGTGCCGACGACGCTGGCGGGCGAGCATTTCGACGTCGACGACGAGCGGTACGAGGACATGGTGCGGCGGGTGGTGAAGGAGATGATCGGTACCGGGGAGGGTGCGAACTTCGTCATCAAGCGCACGTTCGTCGCCGACATCACGGACTACGGGCCGCTGAGCGCGCCCGCGCTGTTCCGCCGGCTCCTGCAGGGCGAATCCGGTGCGCACTGGACCTTCCTGATCCATACCGGTACCCGGACGCTGGTCGGTGCCTCGCCCGAGCGGCAGCTCAGTCTGCGGGACGGCACGGCGGTGATGAACCCGGTCAGCGGCACGTACCGCTACCCGGTCTCGGGCCCCACCCTGTCGGGGGTGCTGGAGTTCCTGGGGGACCGGAAGGAGACCGACGAGCTGTACATGGTCCTCGACGAGGAACTGAAGATGATGGCCCGGATCTGCACCGGGGGCGCCCGGGTGGTGGGCCCGTATCTGAAGGAGATGGGCAGGGTCGCGCACACCGAGTACCTCATCGAGGGGCGGACGGACCGTGATGTGCGCGACGTCCTGCGCGAGACGATGTTCGCGCCCACGGTCACCGGCAGTCCGCTGGAGAGCGCCTGTCGTACCATCGCCCGGTTCGAGCCGGGCGGGCGCGGATATTACAGCGGTGCCGCCGCGCTGATCGGGCGGGACGGCGCGGGTGAGCGGGTGATGGACTCGGCGATCCTGATCCGTACCGCGGACATCGGCCGGGACGGGCGTATCGGCATCGGTGTGGGTGCCACCATCGTGCGGCACTCCCACCCCGCCTCCGAGGCGGCGGAGACCCGGGCGAAGGCGGCCGCGCTCGTCGCCGCGCTGCGCGGGGGCCGGCGGGAACGTTTCGCCGACCATCCCAGCGTGCGCCGGGCCCTGGGGCTGCGCAACGACTCCCTCGCTGGCTACTGGCTCTCCGACGCCGCGGCCCGCGCGACGGCCCGGCCGGAGCTGGCCGGGCGCAGCGTCCTGGTGGTGGACGCCGAGGACACTTTCACGTCCATGCTGGAGCAGCAGCTGCGTTCGCTGGGGCTGCGGGTGACGGTCCGCCGCTTCGACGAGGAGTACGCCTTCGAGGGGCACGATCTGGTCGTGCTGGGGCCGGGGCCGGGTGATCCGCGGGAGACCGCGGACCCCAGGATGGGCCATCTGCACCTGGCGGTGGACCGGCTGCTGGGCGAACGCCGCCCGTTTCTCGCGGTGTGTCTGAGCCACCAGGTCCTCGGCCTGCGGCTCGGTCTGCCGCTGCGTCGCCGGGCGGTGCCGAACCAGGGTGTGCAGAAGGAGATCGATCTGTTCGGTGCCGTCGAGCACGTCGGTTTCTACAACACGTTCGCCCTGGTGGGCGAGGACGAGGAGTTCACCGCCGACGGTGTGGGCCGGGTCCGGGTCGGCCGGGATCCGGCTACCGGGGAGGTCCATGCCCTGCGGGGGCCCGGCTTCGCCTCGACCCAGTTCCACCCGGAGTCCGTGCTCACTCAGGACGGGCCGCGCATCGTGGGCACCGCCCTGGCCGGTCTGCTCGCCGGGGACCGGATCCCCGATCCGGCCTGA
- a CDS encoding PhzF family phenazine biosynthesis protein, with protein sequence MHRYVVVDAFAQVPLTGNPVAVFFAGDDLTTEQMQRIAQEMNLSETTFVLEPRQGADARVRIFTPVNELPFAGHPLLGTAIALGARSGAGRLRIETAMGVIPFELERADGKAVAARMRQPVPVWEPFDRTGELLEALGIGESTLPVEIYRNGPRHVLVGLKSVEALSGLEPDHRALARFPDMAANCFAGAGSLWRNRMFSPAYGVVEDAATGSAAGPIAIHLARHGLSSYGQHIEITQGVEMGRPSPMGARVHGEGDRVDRVEVSGHGVLALEGVLYV encoded by the coding sequence ATGCACCGGTACGTCGTCGTCGACGCCTTCGCGCAGGTACCGCTCACCGGGAATCCCGTGGCGGTGTTCTTCGCGGGCGACGATCTGACCACCGAACAGATGCAGCGCATCGCACAGGAGATGAACCTTTCGGAGACCACGTTCGTCCTCGAGCCCCGGCAGGGCGCGGACGCCCGGGTCCGGATTTTCACCCCGGTCAACGAACTCCCTTTCGCGGGGCATCCGTTGCTGGGTACGGCCATCGCCCTGGGGGCACGCAGCGGCGCCGGCCGGCTGCGGATCGAGACCGCCATGGGTGTGATCCCCTTCGAGCTGGAACGCGCGGACGGGAAGGCCGTCGCGGCCCGTATGCGCCAGCCGGTGCCGGTGTGGGAGCCCTTCGACCGTACCGGTGAGCTCCTCGAGGCGCTGGGTATCGGGGAGTCGACGCTGCCGGTGGAGATCTATCGCAACGGTCCGCGTCATGTCCTGGTCGGTCTGAAGAGTGTCGAGGCGCTGTCCGGGCTGGAGCCCGACCACCGGGCCCTGGCCCGCTTCCCCGATATGGCGGCCAACTGCTTCGCCGGCGCCGGAAGCCTGTGGCGCAATCGGATGTTCTCGCCAGCGTACGGAGTGGTGGAGGACGCCGCCACCGGCTCCGCCGCCGGGCCCATCGCCATTCACCTCGCCCGTCATGGTCTGAGCAGCTACGGGCAGCACATCGAGATCACCCAGGGTGTCGAGATGGGCCGCCCCTCCCCCATGGGCGCACGTGTTCACGGGGAGGGCGACCGGGTGGACCGGGTCGAGGTCTCGGGCCATGGTGTCCTCGCACTGGAAGGAGTGCTGTATGTCTGA
- the phzG gene encoding phenazine biosynthesis FMN-dependent oxidase PhzG: MSDRSSPETVPGEEGGRGRGSARSETLTAGVETDFPEFYAPPSRPMGLLVSWLESSVAQGVREPRALALATADVRGRTSSRMVAINKVTDEGIVLITHSGSQKGRELAENPWASGVLYWRETSRQISLAGPVRLLPDAEAEALWFARPVFTHAMTTASRQSQPLDDLGRFDELRARALELGVPERPLPRPATFVAFRLEPASVEFWANGTDRLHERLRYDREGDGWRFSRLQP; encoded by the coding sequence ATGTCTGATCGGTCATCGCCGGAGACCGTGCCCGGGGAGGAGGGCGGCCGCGGGCGCGGCAGCGCCCGTTCCGAGACGCTCACCGCCGGTGTGGAGACGGACTTCCCCGAGTTCTACGCGCCGCCCTCCCGTCCGATGGGGCTGCTGGTCTCGTGGCTGGAGAGCAGCGTCGCGCAGGGGGTGCGCGAGCCGCGGGCTCTCGCGCTGGCGACCGCCGATGTCCGGGGCCGTACCTCCTCGCGCATGGTGGCGATCAACAAGGTGACGGACGAGGGGATCGTCCTCATCACGCATTCCGGCAGCCAAAAGGGCCGGGAGCTGGCGGAGAACCCGTGGGCCTCCGGTGTTCTGTACTGGCGGGAGACCAGCCGGCAGATCTCGCTGGCGGGCCCCGTCCGGCTGCTGCCCGATGCCGAGGCCGAGGCGCTGTGGTTCGCCCGGCCCGTCTTCACCCATGCCATGACCACGGCCTCCCGGCAGAGCCAGCCGCTGGATGATCTGGGCCGGTTCGACGAGCTGCGGGCCAGGGCCCTGGAACTGGGCGTACCGGAGCGGCCGCTGCCACGCCCCGCGACGTTCGTGGCCTTCCGGCTCGAGCCCGCTTCGGTGGAGTTCTGGGCCAACGGTACCGACCGGCTGCACGAGCGGCTGCGCTACGACCGGGAGGGGGACGGCTGGCGGTTCAGCCGGCTCCAGCCGTGA
- a CDS encoding PhzA/PhzB family protein — translation MKPSPSPSPADSVRPGVRAAVFTGRQEVRERNRRAVERYLETGAEARLRRYTLYTEDGTASLFYTDIGRPITVRGHEKLKRHGELSLEVLPDWRWSDVRIYETQDPDVVWVECDGEGTIRFPGYPEGVYRNHFIHGFTLSDGRIVSSREYTNPIEHMRSLGIETPHIERSWIPA, via the coding sequence ATGAAACCGTCCCCTTCCCCGTCCCCTGCTGATTCCGTCCGGCCCGGTGTCCGGGCCGCGGTGTTCACCGGCCGTCAGGAGGTGCGGGAACGCAACCGGCGGGCCGTGGAGCGGTATCTGGAGACCGGTGCCGAGGCGCGGCTGCGCCGGTACACCCTCTACACCGAGGACGGCACCGCGTCCCTCTTCTACACCGACATCGGCCGGCCCATCACCGTCCGGGGCCACGAGAAGCTGAAGCGGCACGGTGAGCTGTCCCTGGAGGTGCTGCCCGACTGGCGGTGGAGTGATGTGCGCATCTACGAGACGCAGGACCCGGACGTCGTCTGGGTCGAGTGCGACGGTGAGGGAACGATCCGGTTCCCCGGCTATCCCGAGGGCGTTTACCGCAACCACTTCATCCACGGTTTCACGCTCAGTGACGGGCGGATCGTCTCCAGCCGGGAGTACACCAACCCGATCGAGCACATGCGTTCGCTCGGTATCGAGACCCCGCATATCGAACGGAGCTGGATTCCCGCCTGA
- the wrbA gene encoding NAD(P)H:quinone oxidoreductase: MESVNVAIIYYSATGNVHALAHAAAEGAEKAGAAVRVRRVAETAPARAIGSNPAWARYREDHADTTEAALDDLDWADAVLLGTPTRYGNPAGQLRAFLETTGPLWFQGKLADKVYSAFTSGSTPHGGQETTILALSNTFYHWGGIIVPPGYTDPVQFRTGNPYGTSHVSGPPGHQEPPGPETLQAARYQARRVTDTAAALKKGRATG, encoded by the coding sequence GTGGAATCCGTAAACGTCGCGATCATCTACTACAGCGCGACCGGCAACGTACACGCCCTGGCCCACGCCGCCGCCGAGGGCGCCGAGAAGGCGGGCGCCGCCGTCCGGGTCCGCCGCGTCGCCGAGACCGCCCCCGCCCGGGCGATCGGTTCCAACCCCGCCTGGGCCCGGTACCGCGAGGACCACGCCGACACCACGGAGGCCGCCCTGGACGACCTCGACTGGGCCGACGCCGTCCTGCTGGGCACCCCCACCCGGTACGGCAATCCCGCCGGCCAGCTCCGCGCCTTCCTCGAAACCACCGGACCCCTCTGGTTCCAGGGCAAGCTCGCCGACAAGGTCTACTCCGCCTTCACCTCCGGCAGCACCCCCCACGGCGGTCAGGAAACCACCATCCTCGCCCTGTCCAACACCTTCTACCACTGGGGCGGCATCATCGTGCCCCCCGGCTACACCGACCCCGTCCAGTTCCGGACCGGCAACCCCTACGGCACCTCCCACGTCTCCGGCCCACCCGGACACCAGGAACCTCCCGGCCCGGAAACCCTGCAGGCGGCCCGCTACCAGGCCCGGCGCGTCACCGACACGGCAGCGGCCCTGAAGAAGGGCCGCGCCACCGGGTGA